One Amaranthus tricolor cultivar Red isolate AtriRed21 chromosome 1, ASM2621246v1, whole genome shotgun sequence DNA window includes the following coding sequences:
- the LOC130796975 gene encoding CASP-like protein 2C1: protein MEITIKNLIKVEAYLRSFAFLTLSLAAIVMATDRQTKIYFGAYKKTVDFRVATIFKASMYVYATGAGYSLFQLVRCLAFTATNSKVDKLSLSNHILKWIYFLLDQIAVYVAFAIVCASIEIGFLALTGNNELEWMKLCSKFVRFCFHFGGSVACAFVSSVLLALISAISSFSLFTWYSPNFLCLKPKKIGIASTNIN, encoded by the exons ATGGAGATTACAATTAAAAATCTGATCAAAGTTGAAGCATATTTGAGATCTTTTGCTTTCCTAACACTATCGTTGGCTGCCATTGTAATGGCTACCGATAGACAAACTAAGATATACTTTGGTGCTTATAAAAAGACTGTTGATTTTAGGGTGGCTACCATTTTCAA AGCATCGATGTACGTTTATGCAACTGGTGCTGGGTACAGTTTATTCCAACTAGTTCGATGCTTGGCATTTACTGCTACTAATTCAAAGGTTGATAAATTAAGTTTATCCAACCATATCttaaaatggatttatttttTGCTTGATCAG ATTGCAGTGTACGTTGCATTTGCTATAGTATGCGCATCCATTGAGATTGGATTCCTAGCACTAACTGGCAACAATGAACTCGAGTGGATGAAACTTTGCAGCAAATTTGTACGTTTCTGCTTTCATTTTGGTGGCTCTGTTGCTTGTGCCTTTGTATCTTCCGTCCTATTGGCTCTCATTTCTGCCATTTCCTCCTTCAGTCTTTTTACATGGTATTCTCCTAATTTCTTGTGCCTTAAACCCAAGAAAATTGGTATTGCTTCTACTAATATTAACTAG